One genomic region from Skermania piniformis encodes:
- a CDS encoding branched-chain amino acid ABC transporter substrate-binding protein, protein MRGRSARGALVIGIAAALALAGCSSKSTDEGSSSTSASGAGTGSAAASTNLSIQPLVQVDTEGKEVPAADTASAADPAGAGNATCAPASIAMAGALTGPDSALGINIVDGVKLALDKHNKANPNCQVTLKEFDTEGDPQKATQVIPQVVNDPSVIGLVGPAFSGETKATGGILSDAGLVAVSASATNATLTQNGWKTFFRGLANDDIQGPAVAKYLTGTAGYKKVCVIEDNTDYGTGLAKSIKDGLGSVADSACAASVKKGDKDFSATVTKVTAAKPDAVFYSGYYSEAAPLAQQLKSGGFEGVFVSADGTNDPQFVTQAGDAAKDALLSCPCGPAPDKFKSEYQALNGQEPGVYSVEGYDLTTILLKGISEGKATRADLLDYVKAYDGQGLARQYKWNEDGELTSALIWMYEVQ, encoded by the coding sequence GTGCGGGGTCGGTCCGCACGCGGCGCGCTGGTCATCGGGATCGCCGCCGCGCTGGCCTTGGCCGGCTGTAGCAGCAAGTCGACCGACGAGGGATCGTCCTCGACCAGCGCGAGTGGAGCCGGTACCGGATCGGCCGCCGCCTCGACCAACCTGTCGATCCAGCCGCTGGTGCAGGTCGATACCGAGGGCAAAGAGGTTCCGGCCGCCGACACCGCGTCCGCGGCAGATCCCGCCGGCGCGGGCAACGCCACCTGTGCCCCGGCGTCGATCGCGATGGCGGGTGCGCTGACCGGCCCCGACTCCGCGCTCGGGATCAACATCGTGGACGGGGTGAAGCTGGCGCTCGACAAGCACAACAAGGCCAACCCGAACTGCCAGGTGACGCTCAAGGAGTTCGACACCGAGGGTGACCCGCAGAAGGCCACCCAGGTGATCCCGCAGGTGGTCAACGACCCCTCGGTGATCGGTTTGGTCGGTCCGGCCTTCTCCGGTGAGACCAAGGCGACCGGCGGCATCCTCAGCGACGCCGGGCTGGTCGCGGTCAGCGCCTCGGCGACCAACGCCACGCTCACCCAGAACGGCTGGAAGACCTTCTTCCGCGGCCTGGCCAACGACGACATCCAGGGTCCGGCCGTGGCCAAGTACCTGACCGGCACCGCCGGCTACAAGAAGGTGTGTGTCATCGAGGACAACACCGATTACGGCACCGGCTTGGCCAAGAGCATCAAGGACGGGCTCGGTTCCGTCGCGGATTCGGCCTGCGCGGCCAGTGTGAAGAAGGGTGACAAGGACTTCTCCGCCACCGTCACCAAGGTCACTGCCGCCAAGCCGGACGCGGTCTTCTACTCCGGCTACTACTCGGAAGCGGCGCCGTTGGCACAGCAACTGAAGTCGGGCGGTTTCGAGGGCGTGTTCGTCTCGGCGGACGGCACCAACGACCCGCAGTTCGTCACCCAGGCCGGCGATGCGGCGAAGGACGCGTTGCTGTCCTGCCCGTGTGGTCCGGCGCCGGACAAATTCAAGTCCGAGTACCAGGCGCTCAACGGTCAGGAGCCGGGCGTGTACTCGGTGGAGGGCTACGACCTGACCACGATCCTGCTCAAGGGAATCAGTGAGGGTAAGGCAACCCGCGCGGACCTGCTGGACTACGTCAAGGCCTATGACGGTCAGGGGCTGGCCCGGCAGTACAAGTGGAACGAGGACGGTGAGTTGACCTCGGCGCTGATCTGGATGTACGAGGTCCAGTAG
- a CDS encoding agmatine deiminase family protein, translating into MHRRFFLRASAALVGGVALGGTVSAGCDSADSASTDNDPAPGGDDTAASDGRRWVMPDEGEPHQRTWMAFAADEHIWGRKLVAEVQQNLAAVATAIARFEPVSMLVRADDLDRARQLVAGSNVELVTAELDDLWIRDTGPVFVRAADGPAGPGAVDFNFNGWGDKQEHARDAKVAEFVAARAGVPTVHTDLVLEGGGIEVDGEGTAIITESCVLNDNRNPGRSKPEVEAELARLLGVRKVIWLPGIAGHDITDGHTDFYARFAGPGVVVAALDNDPDSFDYDVTRRHLDILRGATDAQGRSLQVEVLAAPTTVREKFAADDFAAGYINFYVCNGAVIAPEFGDPVTDPATAATLARLFPGRQIVQVAIDGIAAGGGGIHCATQQQPAG; encoded by the coding sequence ATGCACAGGCGATTCTTCCTCCGGGCGTCGGCGGCGTTGGTCGGCGGGGTAGCCCTCGGCGGCACGGTGTCGGCCGGTTGCGACAGTGCGGACTCGGCGTCGACGGACAATGATCCGGCGCCTGGCGGTGACGACACCGCGGCGTCGGACGGCCGTCGCTGGGTGATGCCCGACGAGGGGGAGCCGCATCAGCGGACCTGGATGGCGTTCGCCGCGGACGAGCACATCTGGGGACGCAAACTCGTCGCCGAGGTCCAACAGAACCTGGCGGCCGTCGCGACCGCGATCGCCCGATTCGAGCCGGTATCCATGTTGGTGCGCGCCGACGACCTGGACCGAGCCCGTCAGCTGGTGGCCGGCTCGAATGTCGAACTGGTCACCGCCGAGCTGGACGATCTGTGGATCCGCGACACCGGTCCGGTGTTCGTGCGTGCGGCGGACGGCCCGGCCGGTCCGGGCGCCGTCGATTTCAACTTCAACGGCTGGGGTGACAAGCAGGAGCACGCGCGCGACGCAAAGGTCGCCGAGTTCGTCGCCGCGCGCGCCGGGGTGCCCACCGTGCATACCGACCTGGTGCTGGAAGGCGGCGGGATCGAGGTGGACGGGGAGGGCACCGCGATCATCACCGAGAGCTGTGTGCTCAACGACAACCGTAACCCCGGCAGGTCCAAGCCCGAGGTGGAGGCCGAGCTGGCCCGGCTGCTCGGCGTCCGGAAGGTGATCTGGTTGCCCGGCATCGCCGGGCACGACATCACCGACGGGCATACCGACTTCTACGCCAGGTTCGCCGGGCCGGGCGTGGTGGTAGCCGCACTCGACAACGATCCCGACTCGTTCGACTACGACGTCACCCGCCGGCATCTGGACATCCTGCGCGGCGCCACCGACGCGCAGGGGCGTTCGTTGCAGGTCGAGGTGCTGGCGGCGCCGACCACCGTGCGGGAGAAGTTCGCCGCCGACGACTTCGCGGCCGGCTATATCAACTTCTACGTCTGCAACGGGGCGGTCATCGCCCCGGAGTTCGGCGACCCGGTCACCGACCCCGCCACGGCAGCGACGCTGGCCCGGCTCTTCCCCGGCCGGCAGATCGTGCAGGTCGCGATCGACGGGATCGCCGCCGGTGGCGGCGGCATCCACTGCGCTACCCAGCAGCAGCCGGCCGGCTGA
- a CDS encoding ANTAR domain-containing response regulator: MTAATGAEPKRVVVAEDETLIRMDLVEMLTEEGYLVVGEAGDGQRAVDLAGELTPDLVIMDVKMPRRDGIDAAAEIASKRIAPVVILTAFSQRDLVERARDAGAMAYLVKPFTKSDLVPAIELATSRFAEISALETEVAGLSERLTTRKLVERAKGVLMQTQGLSEPQAFKWIQRTAMDRRTTMKAVAEVVLENLAPQ, encoded by the coding sequence ATGACGGCGGCTACTGGCGCAGAACCGAAGCGGGTGGTCGTCGCGGAGGATGAGACGCTGATCCGGATGGACTTGGTGGAGATGCTCACCGAGGAGGGGTATCTGGTCGTCGGTGAGGCCGGTGACGGGCAGCGGGCGGTCGATCTGGCCGGCGAGTTGACGCCGGACCTGGTGATCATGGACGTCAAGATGCCGCGTCGTGACGGGATCGATGCTGCTGCCGAGATCGCCTCGAAACGTATTGCTCCGGTGGTCATCTTGACCGCCTTCAGTCAGCGTGACCTGGTCGAGCGGGCACGCGATGCCGGCGCGATGGCGTACCTGGTCAAGCCGTTCACCAAGTCCGACCTGGTGCCGGCGATCGAATTGGCCACCAGCCGCTTCGCCGAGATCTCCGCGCTGGAAACCGAGGTTGCCGGTCTGTCCGAACGGCTCACCACCCGCAAGCTGGTGGAGCGGGCCAAGGGGGTGCTGATGCAGACTCAGGGGCTCAGTGAACCGCAGGCGTTCAAGTGGATTCAGCGGACCGCGATGGATCGACGGACGACGATGAAAGCGGTCGCCGAGGTGGTGCTGGAGAATCTCGCGCCGCAGTGA
- a CDS encoding ABC transporter ATP-binding protein/permease has translation MEMSIDWSAEWWASAWWILKAFLITAPIFVIVLAVLFATTRWGRQFWRISGAYFVGPQSWRNYLLVAVLLISTLTSVRLSVLFTYFYNDSQTALQYAVQALTTPEPEVSLEAAKAGFWLSMKIFGLLAVLWVARALVHYLINQWFDIRWRVWLNERVVDDYLDGMAFYRSRFIDETIDNPDQRIQSDVTDFVQVSSSLALGAVSALASIVSFTKILWDLSGPLTIFDVTIPRAMLWLVLAYVLLTTIVAFWIGRPLIRLNFLNEKLNAGFRYALVRLRDSAENVAFYHGERVERRGLMSRFAGVIRNYWDIVARTLKFNGWNLGVNQTAEVFPYLLQAPRLFAGEITLGDVSQSSSAFGKVHDSLSFFRESYDVFAGYRASLIRLDGLLIADEQSRELGRMAVADLAGAVELSGVDVRTPDGVGLIDGLDLRLLPGDALVVKGASGSGKTTLLRSLARLWPYADGEFRRPPGNETLFLSQVPYLPLGDLRTAVSYPAAPGEIADDVLRTTLHRVSLGHLADRLDEEEDWAKVLSPGEQQRIGFARILLLQPKVVFLDEATSAVDEELEYALYKLIRTLVPDTILVSVAHRSTVDQHHRQKLELDGTGAWALSPVG, from the coding sequence ATGGAGATGAGCATCGACTGGAGCGCCGAGTGGTGGGCCAGTGCCTGGTGGATCTTGAAGGCGTTCCTGATCACCGCCCCGATCTTCGTGATCGTGCTGGCTGTTTTGTTCGCCACCACCCGGTGGGGCCGGCAGTTCTGGCGGATCTCCGGCGCGTACTTCGTCGGACCGCAGTCCTGGCGCAACTACCTGCTGGTTGCCGTGCTGCTGATCTCGACGCTGACGTCGGTGCGGCTCAGCGTGTTGTTCACCTATTTCTACAACGACTCGCAAACCGCGCTGCAGTATGCCGTCCAAGCGCTGACCACACCGGAACCGGAGGTCAGTCTCGAGGCGGCGAAGGCCGGGTTCTGGCTGTCGATGAAGATCTTCGGCCTGCTCGCGGTGCTCTGGGTGGCCCGGGCGTTGGTGCACTACCTGATCAATCAGTGGTTCGATATCCGCTGGCGGGTCTGGCTGAACGAGCGGGTGGTCGACGACTATCTCGACGGAATGGCGTTCTACCGGTCCCGATTCATCGACGAGACGATCGACAATCCGGACCAGCGGATTCAGAGCGACGTGACCGATTTCGTGCAGGTGTCGAGCTCGCTCGCGCTGGGCGCGGTCAGCGCGCTGGCGTCGATCGTGTCGTTCACCAAGATCCTTTGGGACCTGTCCGGTCCGTTGACCATCTTCGATGTCACGATCCCGCGGGCGATGCTCTGGCTGGTGCTGGCGTACGTCCTGTTGACCACGATTGTTGCGTTCTGGATCGGCCGTCCGCTGATCCGGCTGAACTTCCTCAACGAGAAATTGAACGCCGGCTTCCGGTATGCCTTGGTCCGGCTCCGCGACAGCGCCGAGAACGTCGCCTTCTACCACGGTGAGCGGGTGGAACGGCGCGGTCTGATGAGCCGGTTCGCCGGAGTGATTCGCAACTACTGGGACATCGTTGCCCGGACGTTGAAGTTCAACGGGTGGAACCTGGGCGTGAACCAGACCGCCGAAGTGTTCCCATACCTGTTGCAGGCGCCCCGGCTGTTCGCCGGTGAAATCACCCTCGGCGACGTGAGCCAGTCCAGCTCGGCATTCGGCAAGGTGCACGATTCGCTGTCGTTCTTCCGCGAGTCCTACGACGTCTTCGCCGGCTACCGCGCGTCACTGATCCGGCTCGACGGGCTGCTCATCGCCGACGAACAGTCGCGTGAACTGGGCCGGATGGCCGTCGCCGATCTCGCCGGCGCGGTCGAGCTGTCCGGGGTGGATGTCCGCACGCCGGACGGCGTCGGGTTGATCGACGGACTCGATCTGCGCCTGCTGCCGGGCGATGCACTGGTGGTCAAGGGCGCGTCGGGCAGTGGCAAGACCACGTTGCTGCGCTCACTGGCGCGACTGTGGCCCTACGCCGACGGAGAGTTCCGTCGTCCGCCCGGAAACGAAACGCTGTTTCTGTCGCAGGTGCCGTACCTCCCGTTGGGTGACCTGCGGACTGCGGTCAGCTACCCCGCGGCGCCGGGCGAGATCGCCGACGACGTATTGCGCACGACGTTGCACCGGGTCAGTCTCGGCCACCTCGCCGACCGGCTCGACGAGGAAGAAGACTGGGCCAAGGTGCTCTCGCCGGGTGAGCAGCAGCGGATCGGGTTTGCTCGCATCCTGTTGCTCCAGCCGAAGGTGGTCTTCCTCGACGAAGCCACCTCCGCGGTCGACGAGGAGCTGGAGTATGCGCTGTACAAGTTGATTCGGACGCTGGTTCCGGACACCATCCTGGTCAGCGTGGCGCACCGGAGCACGGTCGATCAACATCACCGGCAGAAGTTGGAACTGGACGGCACCGGCGCTTGGGCACTGTCGCCGGTCGGGTAG